TGAACTTTCTCAAGCGCATCATAATATGCAAAACGGCTTTTATTGTCACCCGGTATAATGGCGATTGTGTAGCCATTTTGCAATAAGATCAAATTCATTATAAGTCGCGCTGTACGGCCATTTCCATCAATAAAGGGATGAATGGTAACGAGCTTTTCATGCATGTTAGCGGCCAGTAATACGGGGTGCATTTTTTTTGACCGTTTATAATAACTAAAATAGCCATGCATCAATTCAGGCAGCTTATAATATTCGGATGGCACATGCCGGCTGCCGGATATGCGCACATTCACATTGCGGTATCTGCCGGCATTCTCATTGTCAATCCCCCTTAGAACAAGTGAGTGAATATCTTTTACCAACCGTTCATCAAATTTATATTTTGAACGTATGATGTCTTTTATGTAATCGATCGCATGTTGGTGATTAATGGCTTCCAGGTGTTCACGCATGGAACGTCCGCCAATGGTTATGCCTTTGTTCACCACGAGGGCGGTTTCCTGCATGGTAAGGGTATTTCCTTCTATGCGGTTACTTTCATAGGTATATGCAATATCAAAGTACTCTCCCAGGTTGTGCAATTGTGCTTTTGAAAGCGGTTTAATGGTTTCCCATTCCGCTTTCAGCATATCAATCTTATCCAACAGCAGCCTGATTTCGGGATCTGGTCCCGTTGTTTTCATTTCTTCTTCTTTTTTGCCGTAGCCTGTCCTTTGCTCAGCTACCAGTAATCCATCCAGAAAATAAGGATCCTCACCATATTCAGCTAATATTTTATCGCTTATGTATTGAGCGATCACTTCTTTTTCGTTTAAGCCAAATAGTTTCACCAGTTTATTTACCTGTGGCCTGCTTGCCAGCCTTTTGCCACTTTCGATCTTCGACAATAAACCCTGATCCATTTCAAGCTTATGGGCCGCTTCCATCATGGTCATGTTTTTGGCTACACGTGCTTCTTTAATTATTGTGGGAAAGGTTTTCATTTTATGAATATTTTATACATGACAAATATAGTCATAATTATTTAATGGATGAAACGAGCATGTGTAATTTATACTAGAGCCATAATAAGCATAAAATGCGGGTTCCAGGTCTGTCCAGTTTGGCTCCGCTGAAGCTTTGCGAAAGCGATGCAAGCAGGCACTTGAACTTCAGTATCATATAAAATATGTTCAGGGGAATTAATCATGAGTTTTTGATAAACAGTAAGAATATGTGGCACGTTCCCTGTCTACTGACAGGCAGGCTTCTGACAATAGGAACGTAAAAAATATACAAATGAATTACTTTGCAATTATTAGTCTGTAGTTATATAAAGCAAAACGGAGATGTTTTTAGCATCCCCGTTTTTAGCACAAATAGAAAAAATTTGTTTACTCCGCAAAAACAAC
The sequence above is drawn from the Bacteroidota bacterium genome and encodes:
- a CDS encoding Fic family protein, with the protein product MKTFPTIIKEARVAKNMTMMEAAHKLEMDQGLLSKIESGKRLASRPQVNKLVKLFGLNEKEVIAQYISDKILAEYGEDPYFLDGLLVAEQRTGYGKKEEEMKTTGPDPEIRLLLDKIDMLKAEWETIKPLSKAQLHNLGEYFDIAYTYESNRIEGNTLTMQETALVVNKGITIGGRSMREHLEAINHQHAIDYIKDIIRSKYKFDERLVKDIHSLVLRGIDNENAGRYRNVNVRISGSRHVPSEYYKLPELMHGYFSYYKRSKKMHPVLLAANMHEKLVTIHPFIDGNGRTARLIMNLILLQNGYTIAIIPGDNKSRFAYYDALEKVQTQKGSTAYILFIARQVKNSLMEFIKAVKGKR